The Silene latifolia isolate original U9 population chromosome Y, ASM4854445v1, whole genome shotgun sequence sequence cattttagaaacctcaaatccaattaatgatatctataacattcaatcaaagaaactcaaatcaagtgacccaaatgaatcgttcatttggcattgtcgattaggtcacaaaaacgagaatcgcatcaaaagattaatttcaactaatgtgattacaccatttgattttcaatcatatggaacatgcgaatattgcctcctgggcaaaatgactcgaaatccttttagtggtaaagggacgcgagcaagtgaactatcgggactcatacataccgatgtgtgtggaccaatgagtatcaccgctcgtggtaattatgactacttcataaccttcaccgatgacttgagtagatatgggtatatctatttgatgaagcataaaagtgaagcgtttgagaaattcaaggaatttcaaaacgaagtagagaaccaattaaaCAAAAAGATTAAGgtactacgatccgatcgtggtggagaatatcttagccttgaattcgattcacacttgaaaggttgtggtattatatcacaacttactacacctggaacaccacaactcaatggtgttgccgaaaggagaaatcgaaccctacttgatatggttcgatccatgatgagtcaaaccgagttaccgaactcgttttgggatttgcgattcaaaccgcaataaaatctttgaatgtaagtccaaccaaagcaactgaaaagactccatatgagatatggagaagaaaggttccaaatctatcccatatgaaaatttggggttgtgatgcttatgtcaaaattaaaaatgataatAAGTTGGCAccttgatccgaaaaatgcatttttgtaggttatcccatggcctcacgaggctattacttctataagcctcaagagaataaagtgtttgtgtctcgagATGTTGTCTTGCcagaaagtgattttatttctaggagacaaagtgggagaaattttgaacttgatgtaGTTCAACACTACAAAGAAAACGCGGGTTAGTGACAGtcctaccgacggaaaaaagaggccgtcagaaaacacgggaaACTGACGGATTTATGATGGAATTGCCGTCAGTACGGTTTCCTGACGGAGATTCCGTCAGTAACTATTGGCGCGTTGACAaagtcaaaggcgccaaaaaacctgtgacggaaattccgtcagtaattcaaaaaactgacggaaaatccgtcatagGCCCACTTTACCAGACCAATAATGCATTACTTTTACACGTCATATAATATTGactactgacggaaattccgtcagtttttataaaatcctgacggaatttccgctAGTGGACACAGATATTTAAATTATGTGTTGATGACAGGCTGTCAAAATAATTGAcccactgacggaaattccgtcagtattttgaaaaatctgacggaatttccgtcagtagtCCAAATTATATGACGTGGAAAAGTGATGCATTACTGGTCTGGTAAAGTGGGCctatgacggattttccgtcagtttttttgAAAAACTGCCGGAATTCCCGTCAGGAATCCTACTTAACTGACGGGATTTCCGTCTGTCCTTCCTTTTATCTGAACCACGGGAACCATTCAATATCACTTTACCAATTTTCCCCCAAAATTACAAATCGCCAAACCCTCCTCCACCACCtcaaaacccgacaccaccaccaccctcctccacttccggcgccgccaccaccaccaacaacaccaccacgccgtcgccatcaTTATAAGGTAactttttgtgtttttcttcttttctcctttttcttttttccttttcctttaattgtttttaaatttttttctcCAAAGCCACCGCGACCTCCTGCCGCCACCACCCTGCCGCCGCCGCCGCGCCACCCCTGCCGCTGCCCCTCCTACCGCCGTCACCTTTCCTCTTTCTCAtctcctttttcatttttttttgtggaGCTAATTAGGTAtttgtcttttaatttttttttgtttaattatcttaattgaattagaatattagttattgttttaattattgttgaattattgttgatgttgatgcatgttgacttaggatagaagccaattttgtttaaatgttgATTGTAACGCTTTTAATGTATGcatttattttttttgttaattagattattgttaaattttgtgaaatgttaatgtttttaaaatgataattagaatacatatgtaaattgtaaaattattcatgttaatttttaaaatgataattagactagaagatatgtaaaatgaaaaataaatcatgttagtttatgttaattgaaaaagtagtcattgttgtatgttttgtttttaataatgttaaaattattgttcatattgacctagtacccattcaaaaattactcactaggagtaatttttgaatagtccccattgtgggactgtctttgtacgttttaagtcacttaggtagtaaacatatgcttgtgatttgttaatgagaaaagattttggtgacaattcctttaatgttctctaaatgcatatgtagagtaattatttaaTCTACATTGTGTttttggagaacggatgggaattgctgccgaattttttttcctcattaataaatcacaaatacatgtttgctagtgacttgaaacgtacattgatgggtttaggttggagtgataaggacccaagtcaaagaaatacaatatttatattggttaaaatgttaaattattgtttattatgcttgattttgattgttgttaggttattatcttttttaatgacatatataaatgtgtagatatataataacatgaaaatattagaacggcagtggatgtatgaaaaataagacgaaaaaaagaaacccaagaaagcatatgcagagggggtgaaagagtttattaaatttgCGGAAGGAAGaagtgagtacaagaatttaggtgaaatgaggtgtccgtgtaagaaatgcaaaaacctaggttttaaaaggaaagcagatgttcaaattcatctttggtcgtatggtttcgccgataattattatgtatgaacatatcatggtgagaaactacctagtacaaatgctagtgagaatccttaccgtgagttcgtggaaaatgcattgcgtgatactgttgaccaaattttggaggatcgacttaatcctgatgaccttaacgatgaagaagtgcgttatgaaaccccgaacccccaagtttcttcgttctttaaaatgttagagcaagccgaacaactggtgtttgagggaagtgatatgagtttgttgcaagcagctgctaggttgttatcactcaaatgtgagaacaacatatctcttagacgcgctaatggttttgtgtcgttcgttggtgacataattccaaaggaaaatcaaatggcgcgcaattttaatgagattaaaaaagttctgaagggactccaacttccccatgaaaagattgatgcatgtatcaatggatgcatgcttttctgggaggaaaattctaatcttgaagaatatacaaagtgtcgtgcatctcggtataaaggtaaaaagaattcaagtgggaggcgaattccatgtaaaccaataacttatttcccgcttgcgccaaggttacaacgactatatgcaaccaagcacatagcaggtgagatgagttggcactacaaaaactctcgattaagagaaagggggacaatggcacatccaagtgatggagaagcgtggaagcatttcgatagagagcatccagattttgcaagtgaaccccggaatgttaggctaggtttgtgtacggatggatttcaaccttttgggcagtttgggacgaaatactcttgttggcccgtgattgtgactccgtacaacttacctccttggttatgcatgaagagacaatttatgttcttatctgTACTAGTTCCTGGTCCTAAGAACCCGaagtcaaatttagatgttttcctttaaccgttgatcaaagagttgaaacaactttgggaaaccggcgtggacacctatgatgtctctaagaaacaaaattttcaattaaaggctgcattaatgtggacgatcaacgatttcccggcatatggcatgctttctggttggtccacaagtggatatcgtgcctgtccttattgtccagaaaatgatcatagatctttttggcataaaaatagcaaaaaggtttgttggtttgattgtcaccgtgagttcttaacacctgatcatcctttccgcgacaattgtaagcattttcttaaaaacagaaaaactgagaatcgcatagccgcatcgaaactaacgggtgatgaagtgtgggaatccgtaaaagacttgcctaaaatagttgatgcttctgataaagaattgaaaagaatgaatgatcagaatgaaggttggtggaaacaaagcatattctgggaacttccctactggaaaacgttgctgattcgacacaacttggatgttatgcacattgagaaaaatttttttgaacaacttatcaacaccatcatggatgtaccaggtaaaactaaatttgacactaagggtaaagaagactttaatgaactttgctataaacggaccacatcatctaggtttgttttatcaaacgcggagaaaaaggctctatgtgactgaGTTGCAAACTaaaaattcccggatggttatgcttcagatttgagtcggtgtgttgaccataaaaagattgtgttacattccatgaaaagtcatgattgtcatgtctttatggaacgactactccccgttgccttgaaagagttgctcgtgacaggtccttggaatgcaatgactgagataagccaattttttagagacctgtgtacttctacgattagagttgattctatggaacatctggagtcaaacattgcggagataatatgcaagttagagaagatatttcccccgtcttttttcaattccatggagcatttgcctcttcacctaccttatgaagcgaaagttggaggacctgttcaatatcgatggatgtatccatttgagagatttcttaatcatataaaaaaaagATTGGCAATAAAGCTGgggtggagggttcaatatgcaacgcttttttgttagaggaaatttcaaatttctgttctttttatttcgaagatcacattgacacaaaagcaaaagacttagatgttggtgtaaattccgatgaccagttgaaatctaagttacctgagttattcaatgatgacatgggaactacaaccggaaaatgtatacagaggtacttaactaagaaagagtatgaagaagctcatttttatgtgttaaggaactgtggagattttttagatacttatgaaaagtaagttaatacttcatcattactcaattgttttttaattatcaaattagatcgaatttataggtaattaatacataactaaaacatgctttccctacttatagggaatttgaggcacatatcaaaatcaattttcctgatgtcacatcctctgatgatgtttgggcatcacatgagaaaagttttccgaaatggttccgaaatcaagtaagtgatgatacattttctttgaaattgaactatacatttagatttcttattagatattgaaaaaaatataacaacttaattaacatttttttattcataggttcatagattgaaggatcgtctaataatagctttagcataGGGTCCTAGTAAgatggtgaagtcttggagatggtattccatcaacggctataagtttcgagcttataaggagggagttgatgtttcgaagtctacgttaagcaatggggtttctgtgaattcaactgaagggttggactactatggaaccctaaatgaagtaattgagctttcttattatgccaagcaaagggtttatagggttatattgtttaaatgtgattggcttgataattccccacaaggacttagtatccataaggtttatggacttgtacatgtaaacgagaaaaaaaaaacttcgtggacataacccatttgtggcagcttttcaagttgatcaagtttgttatgctccttatccaaccattaagaaaggtaatcaaggtattcagtggtccgcggtttttaaaaacaaggcaagatcacaagttgatgctcctattgaaaaaagtgtctttcaagaagatgtggttgtgaattatcactcaatttcaccgattttgttggaagatatagaggatgaagatgtatacgaagtgacagtggaaagaggtcaaggggaatatgacagagacgtcggagaagaaggggatgaagatgaagttgaagatcttattagatacgaaaatgaggaatcagaggaagaagtaggagtgctattttcagaagatgaacctgttttgatttgtagtgatagtgatagtgaggaggaatagttgtaattgtacaattattaaacattcaataaaatttgccctccgttttttattacttgtcgttctaccctatttggttttttgttttatacatgtcgttttagcttaacatcaatagtgtgtttcaatttcCAAGGTTTAGTCATAAGAAACCTCCCAATTCAGCaaataaaatgcattaaagaagaggcaagtggtaattagttcacagttttccatagttagtgtttgtttcaattgtttatatataccctgcagaaatggatgttttgaactaacgattttttctttgaactaacaatttgaattgtttttcatgcagtgattatgccgaacatttttcgccgtTTGATTAGGAGCAATATTAAGGCAAATGCATCTCAACAGAATCGGGAGGACGACGAGGTTGAGGATGAGGAAGATCCTGAACCTCCATCACGAAGACAGGAGAACATGCAGGTGACTCTCTCAGCGGCCCGTGCTCGGCCAgatcatttttggtaagtttatgttaattttttaatttttgaaaaactAAACATTTgcagttttaatttcaaatatttgtgtatttttcaggtgggatgacgaaccaatcaagaaatatgttacttggtcgttcacccgtaacacaggagatgagtacttcactaggtggggtgaagcgagtaacgcacagcgtcagaagatgtggagttactttgcggtaattatgtttttcaataataagtttcttaagtttataataattttcttaagtttataagaattttcataagttttatataactaatttcacatttgtttttgaaacagagtcatgtaagatccatcgatcctgAGTATGATCATATTCCTGAGTGGCAAGCGAGGGtcacgaggcggattaccactcttattaatggactaaaatataacaagaaaccgccaaagtgggtgcctgctacttggttggagaaccttaggaataggccaaatgatcctacttttgccaaacattccAAAATCAACACGacaaataggaagtcgggtgggaaagatgggaaagcattgggcacccacactcttggtcggaagagttgctccgatgctttcaaggaattggtaagtattgtttacatttcttttaaaaagtggttaatatatatgattgacaaatatatacttgattttacttgtttccatactaatttcagggttaagaggccaccccccacaagatgttcatgaagacgaagaaaaataagaagggcgagtgggttaaccctcgagcggctgatattgaggtaaattcttgtatttaatttaatatttatttttattacaaagaacgataatctctttcttataaagataggtatatatatatcatttctgacgattttctattttttcagcGTGATTTCCAAGCGGAGATGAGTCAGCCATTGCCACCTGGACAGTCTCCCGACGAGATTCAGGCCTACTACAAGGCTATAGGaggctttgacgagaagaaccggatgtttgggaccggagatacaggggcccaaatatggtatgatcttcctcctaacaaagctggccgacggtctttgtcttatgctcctag is a genomic window containing:
- the LOC141627743 gene encoding uncharacterized protein LOC141627743, encoding MPNIFRRLIRSNIKANASQQNREDDEVEDEEDPEPPSRRQENMQVTLSAARARPDHFWWDDEPIKKYVTWSFTRNTGDEYFTRWGEASNAQRQKMWSYFASHVRSIDPEYDHIPEWQARVTRRITTLINGLKYNKKPPKWAK